One segment of Acidobacteriota bacterium DNA contains the following:
- a CDS encoding ABC transporter permease: MTISELIKQAFRNLRMNKLRSTLSLLGITWGIISVVVLMGFGNGIRVMFHRQMTKIGENIVFVFPGRTSKPYGGYKAGRDVHFELKDVEAIRLQCPSVGVVVPCARRSFMVKHGIEARETDVRGVVPEARFLRNIEIEEGRFINQDDVRRHRRFCVLGAEIKERLFKQNQAVGKTVKIAGVRFKVIGVAKRKNQQMATIGSQDDLQVYVPITTHMNILSGTRYLWTIQFKPVSPALTDEAVDEVRKTLASLHNFSPKDAMTSGFSFTGAVIFFNLAQFVKMMEVIGIAMTVFFGIVGVITLFIGGVGVMNIMRVSVIERTREIGIRRAVGARKKDILLQFLFEALVITFIGGLFGYLIGLSLIFAYNHAPLPETAPRGEFSLGMFLISIAVMVGIGLVSGILPAKKAASLDPIESLRYE, encoded by the coding sequence TGACGATAAGCGAACTGATCAAGCAGGCGTTTCGTAATCTGAGGATGAACAAGCTGAGGAGTACCCTCTCTCTCCTCGGTATTACCTGGGGGATCATTTCGGTGGTTGTATTGATGGGTTTCGGAAACGGGATCCGGGTGATGTTCCACCGCCAGATGACCAAGATAGGGGAAAATATCGTTTTCGTATTTCCCGGTCGTACCTCGAAGCCATATGGGGGATATAAGGCTGGAAGGGATGTCCACTTCGAGTTGAAGGATGTGGAGGCGATCCGCCTACAATGTCCCAGTGTAGGAGTAGTTGTTCCCTGCGCCAGAAGGAGCTTTATGGTCAAACATGGAATAGAGGCGAGGGAAACCGATGTTAGAGGGGTAGTGCCCGAAGCCCGGTTCTTACGGAATATAGAGATAGAAGAGGGACGGTTCATCAATCAGGATGATGTTAGGAGACACCGGCGTTTTTGTGTCCTTGGAGCGGAGATAAAGGAGCGACTTTTTAAGCAGAATCAGGCGGTTGGAAAAACAGTGAAGATAGCAGGGGTAAGGTTCAAGGTGATTGGGGTGGCGAAAAGGAAGAATCAGCAAATGGCTACTATAGGTTCACAAGATGATCTTCAGGTATATGTTCCTATAACCACCCATATGAACATCCTCTCTGGTACCCGATATCTCTGGACGATCCAGTTCAAACCGGTATCCCCGGCGCTCACGGACGAGGCGGTAGATGAGGTGAGAAAGACCCTTGCCTCCCTTCACAACTTTTCACCAAAAGATGCTATGACATCGGGATTTTCCTTTACGGGAGCGGTTATCTTTTTCAATCTTGCTCAATTCGTTAAGATGATGGAGGTGATCGGCATCGCGATGACGGTATTCTTCGGGATAGTCGGCGTGATTACCCTTTTTATCGGCGGGGTAGGGGTGATGAATATTATGCGGGTTTCAGTCATCGAGCGAACAAGGGAGATAGGAATCAGGAGGGCAGTAGGGGCGAGGAAGAAGGATATCCTCCTTCAGTTCCTCTTCGAGGCACTGGTTATTACCTTTATCGGAGGTCTCTTCGGGTACCTTATTGGACTTTCCCTGATCTTTGCTTATAATCATGCTCCCCTTCCCGAAACAGCGCCCCGTGGTGAGTTTTCCTTGGGAATGTTTTTAATCTCCATCGCGGTGATGGTGGGAATAGGGCTTGTTTCCGGGATTCTTCCTGCAAAAAAGGCAGCGTCCTTGGATCCCATTGAATCGTTACGGTATGAGTAA